In Magnetococcales bacterium, the DNA window ACTCCGCTGAATCCCAAAGGGTATTCCCACTGTCGTTGTCCTGAACGGTGACAACCACTTCATCGCTGTCACTGGCCCCATCATTGTCGGTGACAGTCAATTCAAAGGTCAGAGCCTCATCTTCTGTCACATCAGGGGCGGTAAAGCTGGCCCTGGCGGTATCGGCATTGGTCAAGGCAACCGTGGTACCGCCCGTTTGCTCCCACTGGAATGAATCGACTGTCCCATCCTGATCACTGCCGCTGCCATAGAGAGTCACCGAATCCCCTTCACTCACTGTTTCATCGGTTCCAGCATCAGCCACAGGCGGCACGTTTTCCGTACCTTCGATAATCGTGACAGTAATGGTGGCGGGTTCCGAATCCTCGGTTGAATCATTGGCGACAAAGGTGAATGTGTCAGTACCAGTGGCATCGGTATTCGGCGTGTATGTGTAGGCCCCTGTCTGGGAATCGTTCATCACAGCGGTTCCCAAACTGCCATTGGTATCGATGGAAAATGTGAGCGTATCCCCATCCACATCACTGGCACTCACTGTTCCGCTGGCGGCGGTATTTTCCGAAGTACTGAGCGTTCCGTCCTCGGCTACCGGGGCGTCGTTGACTGGGTTGATGGTGACGGTGACAGTGGCGGTATTGGAATCATCCGTGCCGTCGTTGGCTATGAACGTAAAGATATCCGTACCGTTGGCGTTATCATTGGGGGTGTAGGTGTAGGCTCCGGTCGAGGCGATGAGATCGATGGTGCCCAAGGAGGGGCTGCTGACAATCTCATAGGTCAGGCTATCCCCATCCACATCGCTCGCTGAAAGGGAGCCGGTGGCCGCGGTATCTTCATCCGTGGTCAGTGTGCCGTCACTGGCTACTGGAGCGTTGTTCTCGACACCGGAAGATTCCAGATCGAAAACCCGCACCAAAAAGACCGCCATCTCCGCCCGGTTGATAGTCAAACTTGGACAAAAGTTGCCTTCTGCACACACCCGGGTGGTATCCAGGGTGTCATCCACCCAACCTTCAGAATTCAACTGTTCGATAAAAGAACCGGCCCAATAACCACTGGAGATATCCCCAAACACGTTGCCTGTGGCAGACGGGGGTTGGTAGTCGGAGCCATATTTGGTGCGCAGTAGGAATATCGCCATTTCCGAACGGGTGATCTCCCGGCTGGGGCAGAAGCTGTCCGAGTCGCATCCGCTGGTGATCCCCAGCGCCGCCAGCCTCTCGACGAAACTGCCTGCCCAGAATGAAGCGGAAACATCGTTGAATGCATTTCCCGTGGCAGCATCCGGGGAATAGCTGGAACCATACTTTGAACGCAGCAGAAAAATGGCCATTTCCGCCCGCTGAAGGTTTCTATCCGGGCAATAGTTATCAGCGTCACAGCCACTGGTGATCCCCGTATCGGCCAGCGTCTCGATATGGTCATATCCCCAACGATCACTGGCCACATCGTCGAACGCCCATGCCTGGATGGACACAAAAAAAGAAATGAAAACAACAGAGCAGAACACCACCTTGTTTCGCATCACTTTTCCTCTCAATAAAACAAATTTAACAAACCTCTTGTGCAGCCAACCCAAGATTAAATGATAAAAACTGTATGCAAGCAGGCAAAAATGGGCAAGAAAAATCTTTCGGCGTCACCCAGCACGGAACACTTTTTTTGTTATTTTTGCTCCCAAACCATTGTTTTTTTGGGTTTATTTAAAACACTAAAAATATTTTAATTCACCAAACAAGAAATCAGTTTGCCATCAAAACGGCAGGAAACTCTCTTATCCACAGGAAATGTTCAGAGGCTGTTTGGTGCGTTTGAAATGGAGGTCGTGTGACGAAATTCCAGCATTATTTTCCGATGATTTTTGCGTCTATTCCGGCAGAGGAAGGGGGGCATACAGGGGGAAGCGGCAAATGATCAAACAGACTCTGCAATGGCTCTACCACTCAATGGTCAACACATTTCCCGCCACCCGATACCCTTTCAGACGGTCAAAAAAGCGCATACCGAGGAGAGAGTTGGTCATGGGGGTGCCGTTGACGGTGGCGGGGAGGTTGGTCAGGGTGAGGTCGCCGATGCGCATCTCTCCCAGCCGCACCGAAGCGCCGGAGCCCCGGCCATTGGCGGTTTGATAGATGCGATTAAAGTGCAGTCGGTCAAGATCGAATCCCAACGCTTGGGCCGTGCTGGGGGTGAGGACGATATCACTGGCACCGGTATCCACCAAAAAACGCACCGGCAAACCATTCACCCGGGCCTCGATATGAAAATGCCGGTTGTCGGATTTGGTAAAATGCATGGTGTTGGCCTCCCCCTGCCATCCCACCTGAGGCACCAACGTCCCAACAAAGCGATCCTTCACCTGCCGCAACTCCCCCCGATAGCCGTAGCCCAGGATCAACACCGCGATGACCGCCACCCAAATGCCCATCTGCCGCCACACCTGCAAACCCGGCCCCGAGGAGAGAAGCCAGCTCAACAGAAAGATGACCAGTCCGGCATGGTAGAGTTGGTCATTGTTGGCAGAGAGGGAAACCGGACCCGACCAGCGTTCGTGGAGCAGCACCGACACCACGGAAAAGAGCAAAAACCAGAACCCAAAACGGCCCCAATACCCCAATCCTCCCCCTGCCCCTGCCGTACGCCGGTTGGCTGGGGAGGGTTTTGGAGCTTGGTGCCGGGAAGGATGCTCGGGGGATCCCTCACTCCCCGAATCAGCAGGAAAAACCAACACCCCCTCACCATGCATCTCCTCCAAAGCGACCAGCCAAGGGGTGGGATTGTCATAGGCCCCTTCCCCCAAGCCTGTCAGCAGATCCGAAATCCCCCGGCCATCCAGACGCTCCAGATGGGCACGCTTGGGCGCCACCACTTCCCGAAACACGGGGTGATGGCCGCTACGGGCGTGCAATAGCCGTAAACGGGAGAGAAAATCCGTTTCTGTTATCGTCATTTGGATCGGGCTTTGCGTCACGCGTCCAGACTCCTTTCCTGTCCCCTGCCATGGACCATTCAAGCCACCAGGTCACACCACTTTGCCGAAACGATACTTTCATGGCAATATGCGCCGCCATGAGCCACCATCCCATACCTGGATTCATTCAAGCTTGGCGGCGTCACTTTTTGGTCTGGCGCAAAACCCTGGCCGCTTCCCTGGTGGGGAGCTTGGGGGAGCCCCTGCTCTATCTCATGGGCATGGGCTATGGCCTGGGGCGCTTTATTGGTGAAATCGATCAACTCCCCTATCTACTCTATGTCGCCTCGGGCATTCTCGCGGCTTCATCCATGAATACCGCCACCTTCGAAGCCCTCTATGGCGCATTCACCCGGATGACCCGTCAGAACACCTTCCACGCCATGCTGGCAACCCCCCTGAGCGTGGCCGACGTGGTAGCGGGTGAGGTGGTGTGGGCCGCCACCAAGGCTCTCATCGCCGGGTGTGCCATTTTTATCGTCGGCACCTTCCTGGAGGCCTTTCCCGCCGGGACCGCCATTTTTGCCCTACCGGTGGTCTTTTTGTCGGGCCTGGTCTTCGCTTCCCTGGGAATGGTGGTGACCGCCATCTCCCCCAGTTATGAATTTTTTCTCTATTATTTCACTCTGGTGGCCACCCCCATGTTTCTTTTTTGCGGGGTCTTTTTTCCGGTTGAAGGCCTCCCCGAAGGGATCCGCCTCCTGGTAACGATTTTACCCCTGACCCATGTGGTGGCTCTGGTCCGCCCCCTCACCACCGGCCTGCCTCTGGAAGGACTTTTCCTCCATCTGGGGGTTCTGATCGGCTATTTGGGGCTCTCCTTCTGGCTGGCAGTGGGTCTGGTGCGTCGGCGCATCCTGGTCTAGCTCGAATCAACATATTGAAATATAAAGGCTTTAACAATTGGTCGTCAGCAGCGTCATCATAACGAGTGGACATTGGCTGTAGGTTGAATTACGATTTAGTGCTTACTTTTCGTGGAAAGAGGAGCGGTTGATATCAGGCTTTTTACACCAACGGATCGTATGATTCAAAAACTATCCCACCCGGCCATGGACTCTAAATGGTTGGCGGGGAAAAAGAAAAAGAGAGGCAAAAATGGCTGAACTTTTCTCGGCAGAGTGGATGCAAACCTATATGGATGAGTGGAACAAGGAGCCCGAGTTGGCTGGGGCTCTGGAAAAGATCGGATTCAATTCCACTATCGCTTACGGCATCGATGGTGACGATACCCCCCGGGGTGTTCTGACAATTGAAAATGGTCAAGCGGTCAAAGGCGAAGCCTACAGCGACCAGGAGATCAACTGGGATCTGCGCGCCAGCCAGGAGAACTGGGAAAAATGGATCCGCAAGGGTCTCGGCATGATGGGGCTCGGCATGGCCTACACCTCCCGGAAGCTGAAATTCCA includes these proteins:
- a CDS encoding tandem-95 repeat protein, which translates into the protein MRNKVVFCSVVFISFFVSIQAWAFDDVASDRWGYDHIETLADTGITSGCDADNYCPDRNLQRAEMAIFLLRSKYGSSYSPDAATGNAFNDVSASFWAGSFVERLAALGITSGCDSDSFCPSREITRSEMAIFLLRTKYGSDYQPPSATGNVFGDISSGYWAGSFIEQLNSEGWVDDTLDTTRVCAEGNFCPSLTINRAEMAVFLVRVFDLESSGVENNAPVASDGTLTTDEDTAATGSLSASDVDGDSLTYEIVSSPSLGTIDLIASTGAYTYTPNDNANGTDIFTFIANDGTDDSNTATVTVTINPVNDAPVAEDGTLSTSENTAASGTVSASDVDGDTLTFSIDTNGSLGTAVMNDSQTGAYTYTPNTDATGTDTFTFVANDSTEDSEPATITVTIIEGTENVPPVADAGTDETVSEGDSVTLYGSGSDQDGTVDSFQWEQTGGTTVALTNADTARASFTAPDVTEDEALTFELTVTDNDGASDSDEVVVTVQDNDSGNTLWDSAEWGTDPWQ
- a CDS encoding TIGR02281 family clan AA aspartic protease → MTITETDFLSRLRLLHARSGHHPVFREVVAPKRAHLERLDGRGISDLLTGLGEGAYDNPTPWLVALEEMHGEGVLVFPADSGSEGSPEHPSRHQAPKPSPANRRTAGAGGGLGYWGRFGFWFLLFSVVSVLLHERWSGPVSLSANNDQLYHAGLVIFLLSWLLSSGPGLQVWRQMGIWVAVIAVLILGYGYRGELRQVKDRFVGTLVPQVGWQGEANTMHFTKSDNRHFHIEARVNGLPVRFLVDTGASDIVLTPSTAQALGFDLDRLHFNRIYQTANGRGSGASVRLGEMRIGDLTLTNLPATVNGTPMTNSLLGMRFFDRLKGYRVAGNVLTIEW
- a CDS encoding ABC transporter permease, with product MSHHPIPGFIQAWRRHFLVWRKTLAASLVGSLGEPLLYLMGMGYGLGRFIGEIDQLPYLLYVASGILAASSMNTATFEALYGAFTRMTRQNTFHAMLATPLSVADVVAGEVVWAATKALIAGCAIFIVGTFLEAFPAGTAIFALPVVFLSGLVFASLGMVVTAISPSYEFFLYYFTLVATPMFLFCGVFFPVEGLPEGIRLLVTILPLTHVVALVRPLTTGLPLEGLFLHLGVLIGYLGLSFWLAVGLVRRRILV
- a CDS encoding SCP-2 sterol transfer family protein, with the protein product MAELFSAEWMQTYMDEWNKEPELAGALEKIGFNSTIAYGIDGDDTPRGVLTIENGQAVKGEAYSDQEINWDLRASQENWEKWIRKGLGMMGLGMAYTSRKLKFQVGDYGAMIKDPRMAGPFIKSFTVMGRV